From a region of the Candidatus Amarolinea dominans genome:
- a CDS encoding AAA family ATPase — protein sequence MTRQQPNVRTVSGQDESTVMTRLSPFVAREAELAWLQARWGQALRGDSVLVAVEGDVGVGKATLVDVFGAQTTTQGALFVSSRSYDTGLHIPYQPLIELLASLWDQLTSILGPDLPADLNLPTTVWAEVGRFVPEALLTGSVATPAPAIEGRIDQNRLHSGLCNFLSAVARVKPLVIALYDVQWADRSTLAFIHYLVHIGRPLNNSMRQPLMVVLTHRPDEIDDSHPLHHLLRGVRTNGRVSGWNGIQAVQRLRLAPLSQEAVGQWLMALLPGAADPALAHYLWEGCEGNPLFLLHTLADWQERHLLAASAQASPPGQPMVAAAANPSRWPALAPNVRSVLQQRRAGLSSNGHQLLLVLAVSNWPLDLELARRVLDWSPQTLQTTLAELAPTGLLWLRAEPRPERTASAPPENRVIGLSHSLIRRTIYDDARADQARRLHRLLAGQLNAWHEQGDVQAAVKAAMHARLAGASDDDILPALMALAGWAFSLNALDSARELYWGALSQATQPGDTTTQMLIHRALGDIHELNGDYRAGLEHYQAALGCTGDVAEHILIRCRMAQVSLQHDDRENAAAHVQAACDNLPADLITTLPADLLTQQGEVMLRLGQLEKAQQKLLQARSAVETRGDVSSRIHLAHVLADLSTQTGQDDAALNLLQQVLNLPGSDLWQIRTHERLGEIHQAAGRLAEAEHHSALALEGFQRLGAWKQQAQLLTVLSTIYEGQGDMSRALARAREAVVIYRMLERIPILTH from the coding sequence ATGACAAGGCAACAACCAAATGTGAGGACCGTCAGCGGGCAGGATGAAAGCACCGTCATGACGCGCCTGTCGCCATTTGTGGCACGCGAGGCCGAGTTGGCCTGGCTGCAGGCCCGCTGGGGCCAGGCCCTGCGCGGCGACAGTGTGCTGGTGGCCGTCGAGGGCGACGTTGGGGTGGGCAAGGCGACCCTGGTTGACGTATTCGGCGCCCAAACGACCACGCAAGGCGCCCTGTTCGTCAGCAGTCGCAGCTACGACACCGGGTTGCACATACCCTATCAACCCTTGATCGAACTGCTGGCGTCGCTGTGGGATCAGTTGACCAGCATCCTGGGACCCGACCTGCCAGCCGACCTGAATCTGCCGACTACGGTTTGGGCTGAGGTTGGGCGTTTCGTGCCGGAGGCCCTGCTGACCGGCTCGGTGGCAACGCCGGCGCCCGCCATCGAGGGCCGCATAGATCAAAATCGGTTGCACTCCGGTCTGTGCAACTTTCTGAGCGCCGTTGCGCGCGTGAAACCCCTGGTCATCGCCCTGTATGATGTTCAATGGGCTGATCGCTCGACGCTGGCGTTCATCCACTATTTGGTGCATATCGGCCGCCCGCTAAACAACAGCATGCGCCAACCGCTGATGGTGGTCCTGACCCATCGCCCGGATGAAATAGACGATTCGCATCCCCTGCATCATCTGCTGCGCGGGGTGCGCACCAATGGCAGAGTGAGTGGCTGGAACGGCATTCAGGCGGTGCAACGGCTCCGGTTAGCGCCGCTCAGCCAGGAGGCCGTCGGTCAATGGCTCATGGCGCTGCTGCCCGGGGCCGCAGACCCCGCCCTGGCGCACTACCTGTGGGAAGGGTGCGAAGGGAACCCGCTCTTCTTGTTACACACCCTGGCCGATTGGCAGGAGCGCCATCTGCTGGCGGCGAGCGCCCAGGCCTCGCCCCCCGGGCAGCCGATGGTTGCGGCTGCAGCCAACCCAAGCCGGTGGCCGGCGCTGGCGCCGAACGTGCGCAGCGTCCTGCAGCAGCGTCGTGCCGGTTTGAGTAGCAACGGCCACCAACTCCTCCTGGTATTGGCGGTGAGCAATTGGCCCCTCGATCTCGAACTGGCGCGCCGCGTGCTCGATTGGAGTCCCCAAACCCTGCAGACCACCCTGGCCGAACTGGCGCCGACAGGCCTGCTCTGGCTGAGAGCAGAGCCGCGGCCTGAGCGCACGGCCAGCGCGCCGCCAGAGAACCGGGTCATCGGTCTGAGCCATAGCCTGATTCGCCGTACGATCTACGACGATGCGCGTGCGGATCAGGCCCGGCGCCTGCATCGCCTCCTGGCCGGCCAGTTGAATGCCTGGCATGAGCAGGGCGATGTGCAAGCGGCGGTGAAGGCCGCCATGCACGCCCGCCTGGCCGGCGCCAGCGATGATGACATCCTGCCGGCGCTGATGGCCCTGGCCGGCTGGGCCTTCAGCCTGAATGCCCTGGACAGTGCGCGTGAGTTGTACTGGGGCGCGCTGTCGCAAGCCACCCAGCCCGGGGACACGACCACCCAGATGCTCATTCATCGGGCGTTGGGTGATATCCATGAGTTGAACGGCGATTACCGGGCCGGCCTGGAACACTATCAGGCCGCCCTGGGGTGTACCGGTGACGTGGCAGAGCACATCCTCATCCGCTGTCGCATGGCCCAGGTGAGTCTGCAACACGATGATCGGGAGAATGCCGCCGCTCACGTGCAGGCCGCTTGCGACAATCTGCCGGCCGACCTCATCACAACCCTGCCGGCTGATCTGTTGACCCAGCAGGGAGAGGTCATGCTGCGATTGGGTCAGTTGGAAAAGGCGCAACAAAAACTGCTCCAAGCCCGCTCTGCCGTAGAAACGCGTGGCGACGTGAGCAGTCGCATCCACCTGGCGCATGTCCTAGCTGATCTGTCTACGCAGACAGGACAAGACGATGCCGCACTCAACCTGTTGCAGCAGGTGCTGAACCTCCCCGGCTCCGATCTCTGGCAGATCCGCACGCATGAACGGTTGGGGGAGATTCACCAGGCGGCCGGTCGCCTGGCAGAGGCCGAGCATCATTCTGCGCTGGCCCTGGAAGGCTTTCAGCGCCTGGGCGCCTGGAAGCAGCAGGCCCAACTGCTGACCGTCCTGAGCACGATTTATGAAGGCCAGGGGGATATGTCGCGGGCACTGGCACGCGCCCGCGAGGCCGTCGTCATCTATCGGATGCTAGAGCGCATCCCGATCCTCACCCACTAG
- the priA gene encoding primosomal protein N' → MNNLAMPAADLTAVPCAVADVVVNTPVNRAGGYAATSDIFSYEIPPLLQGQIEPGHLVWVPFSGRRLQGIVVGLRSDAPPGVTLRALAELAAAEPVLSAVQLELARWLSQRYLAPLRDCLFIMLPAGVAQRVDVVLSRQGAGPLPDDLSAEQRALLVRLQRNDASQRVLKKENPVWVQSRVLQPLLRRGLVTRRSAVTSPTVRPHVQQLVRLLAEPETIRQVLPTLGRRSKQADALEMLARHTPPVLTMDALQKLAGCGPGPLQALADRGSIRIVSAPDTHGRQASLALTPAEADAAVISLRGGEKYQRVLDVLHESAEPLWVGRVLAAANVDMPTLRTLAGAGLIALESVEVMRDPLAGRTFAQQTPPLLTAEQDKAWGAIESVLTAARPANMSSRFFLLFGVTGSGKTEIYLRAIATALAQGQQAIVLVPEIALTPQTIARFAVRFPNRIAVWHSDLSVGERFDTWRRIRRGELPVVIGPRSALFAPLTNVGVIIMDEEHDSSYKEHERQPRYQARAVALRLGQLTGATVILGSATPALETFYAAQRGQLQLLSLHNRVMGHRPGTEGGDVQPLTIELPEVTVVDLRQELRAGNRSILSRALQAALQQTLDAGEQAILFLNRRGNATVVMCRDCGHVEQCTRCELPMTYHGPLAEQEQPVGVELTPQGARRLEQAVLTPFLLCHQCNRRRPVPTTCPACGSVRIRYLGAGTQRIEQAVREQFAQARTLRWDRDTTQHKGAHAEILEQFSNHQANVLIGTQMIAKGLDLPMVTLVGVISADMGLYLPDMRAAEHTFQVLMQVAGRAGRSARGGQVIVQTYTPDHYTVSAASQHDYISFFRRELDYRRQLDYPPLTRLVRLVYSHSNAEQAEAETQRVARLLQGEISRLGMSDVGMIGPAPCFFARLRYRYRWHILVRGRGSDPSAVVRLITLPAGWHIDVDPVNLL, encoded by the coding sequence TTGAACAATCTCGCAATGCCCGCCGCTGATCTCACGGCTGTGCCCTGCGCAGTGGCCGACGTTGTTGTCAACACGCCGGTCAACCGCGCCGGTGGCTACGCGGCCACCAGCGACATCTTTAGCTACGAGATTCCACCGCTGCTGCAGGGACAGATCGAACCTGGGCACCTGGTGTGGGTGCCGTTCAGTGGTCGCCGCCTGCAAGGGATCGTGGTCGGCCTGCGGTCGGATGCCCCGCCGGGCGTCACCTTGCGCGCCCTGGCTGAACTGGCCGCGGCTGAGCCGGTGCTATCGGCTGTGCAATTGGAACTGGCGCGTTGGCTCAGTCAGCGCTACCTGGCGCCGCTGCGCGATTGCCTCTTTATCATGCTGCCGGCCGGCGTGGCCCAGCGGGTGGATGTCGTCCTGAGCCGCCAGGGCGCGGGGCCGCTGCCCGATGATCTGAGCGCCGAGCAGCGGGCCTTGCTGGTGCGTTTGCAGCGCAATGATGCCAGCCAGCGTGTGCTCAAGAAGGAAAATCCGGTTTGGGTGCAGAGCCGCGTGCTGCAACCGCTGCTGCGGCGCGGCCTGGTCACGCGGCGCAGCGCCGTCACCTCGCCCACGGTGCGCCCGCACGTGCAGCAGTTGGTGCGCCTGCTGGCGGAGCCGGAGACCATCCGCCAGGTGCTGCCCACGCTGGGGCGCCGCAGCAAGCAGGCTGATGCCCTGGAGATGCTGGCACGCCACACGCCCCCGGTGCTGACGATGGACGCTCTGCAAAAACTGGCTGGCTGTGGGCCAGGGCCATTGCAGGCCCTGGCGGATCGCGGCTCGATTCGCATCGTTTCTGCCCCGGACACCCACGGCCGCCAGGCCTCCCTGGCGCTGACGCCCGCCGAAGCCGACGCGGCCGTGATCAGCCTGCGCGGGGGCGAAAAATATCAACGAGTGCTCGATGTTTTGCATGAGTCCGCCGAGCCGCTGTGGGTGGGCCGCGTGCTGGCCGCGGCCAATGTGGACATGCCCACCCTGCGTACACTGGCCGGCGCCGGCCTGATTGCGCTGGAATCGGTCGAAGTGATGCGCGATCCCCTGGCCGGCCGCACCTTTGCTCAGCAAACGCCGCCGCTGTTGACCGCCGAGCAGGACAAGGCCTGGGGCGCGATCGAGTCTGTGCTGACCGCAGCGCGGCCGGCCAACATGAGTAGCCGTTTTTTTCTCTTGTTTGGTGTCACCGGCAGCGGTAAGACGGAAATCTACCTGCGTGCCATTGCCACGGCGCTGGCACAGGGGCAGCAGGCCATTGTGCTGGTGCCTGAAATTGCACTGACGCCGCAGACGATCGCCCGTTTCGCGGTGCGCTTCCCCAATCGGATCGCGGTGTGGCACAGCGATCTCTCGGTCGGCGAACGCTTCGACACCTGGCGGCGGATACGTCGGGGCGAGCTGCCGGTGGTGATCGGTCCGCGCTCCGCGCTTTTTGCGCCGCTGACCAATGTGGGCGTCATCATCATGGATGAGGAGCACGATAGCAGCTACAAGGAGCACGAACGTCAGCCCCGCTATCAGGCGCGCGCGGTGGCGCTGCGCCTGGGTCAACTGACGGGGGCGACGGTCATCCTGGGCAGTGCCACGCCCGCGCTGGAAACCTTCTACGCCGCGCAGCGCGGTCAGTTGCAGCTCCTGTCGCTGCACAACCGGGTGATGGGGCATCGGCCAGGCACGGAGGGTGGGGATGTCCAGCCCTTGACGATCGAGCTGCCCGAGGTGACGGTGGTGGACCTGCGCCAGGAGCTGCGCGCCGGCAACCGCAGCATTCTCAGCCGCGCCCTGCAAGCCGCTCTGCAGCAAACGCTCGACGCGGGCGAGCAGGCCATTCTGTTCCTCAACCGCCGCGGCAATGCCACGGTGGTGATGTGCCGGGATTGCGGCCATGTGGAACAGTGTACCCGCTGCGAACTGCCCATGACCTACCATGGCCCCCTGGCGGAGCAGGAGCAGCCGGTAGGGGTTGAGCTGACGCCGCAGGGCGCCCGTCGCCTGGAGCAGGCGGTGCTGACGCCTTTTTTGCTCTGTCATCAGTGTAATCGTCGCCGGCCGGTGCCCACCACCTGCCCGGCCTGCGGCAGTGTTCGCATCCGCTACCTGGGCGCTGGCACGCAACGCATCGAACAGGCGGTGCGCGAGCAGTTTGCGCAGGCGCGCACGCTGCGTTGGGATCGTGACACCACGCAGCACAAGGGCGCCCATGCCGAAATCCTGGAGCAGTTCAGCAATCACCAGGCCAATGTGCTCATCGGCACGCAGATGATTGCCAAAGGCCTTGATCTGCCGATGGTCACGTTGGTAGGGGTGATCAGCGCTGACATGGGGCTGTATCTGCCCGACATGCGCGCCGCCGAACACACCTTTCAAGTGTTGATGCAGGTGGCTGGGCGCGCCGGCCGTAGCGCACGCGGCGGACAGGTGATTGTCCAAACCTATACCCCCGACCATTACACGGTCAGCGCGGCCAGTCAGCATGATTACATCAGTTTCTTCAGGCGGGAATTGGATTATCGGCGACAGTTGGACTATCCCCCGCTGACGCGCTTGGTGCGCCTGGTGTACAGTCACAGCAACGCAGAGCAGGCAGAGGCGGAGACGCAGCGAGTTGCACGTTTGTTGCAAGGGGAAATCAGCCGGTTGGGGATGAGCGATGTGGGGATGATTGGGCCGGCGCCCTGCTTTTTTGCGCGGCTGCGCTATCGCTACCGCTGGCACATCCTGGTGCGGGGACGTGGCAGTGATCCAAGCGCGGTGGTGCGCCTCATCACCCTGCCCGCGGGGTGGCACATTGATGTTGACCCGGTCAACCTACTGTAG